Proteins encoded in a region of the Salvelinus sp. IW2-2015 linkage group LG27, ASM291031v2, whole genome shotgun sequence genome:
- the hus1 gene encoding checkpoint protein HUS1, with translation MKFRAKMIDVGCLNHFTRVVNTISKLTKICILRLTPNNLYFVLSGKVASGGVGMWCELSQANFFDEYQLEGVAPDANEICLEVTPENLSRALRTSQNAKCVKIKLTKKHCPCLTFVAELPTLSSVSRVVTHDIPVDVIPRRLWHDFKEPRMPDFDVSIYLPPLKTMKNVVDRMKNLSNFLVMEANLNGEMNLKIETDLVSVTTHFKDLGNPPWGDDGSQGRSQSRDPEVMAHTRVDIRKLQQFLMGQQVNPSKAMCNIVHKRIIHLILLHEDVSLQYFIPAVA, from the exons ATGAAGTTCCGAGCAAAAATGATTGATGTTGGTTGCCTTAACCATTTCACAC GTGTGGTGAATACCATCTCTAAACTAACGAAGATATGCATCCTGCGACTTACTCCAAACAACCTATATTTTGTACTGTCTGGTAAGGTAGCCAGCGGAGGAGTCGGCATGTGGTGTGAATTATCTCAG GCCAACTTCTTTGATGAGTATCAGCTGGAAGGTGTGGCGCCCGACGCTAATGAGATCTGCCTAGAGGTGACCCCCGAGAACCTTTCCAGGGCTCTGAGAACCTCtcagaatgccaagtgtgtgaaGATCAAACTGACCAAGAAGCACTGTCCTTGTCTCACTTTCGTTGCAGAACTG CCAACACTTTCCAGCGTCAGTCGTGTTGTCACCCATGACATCCCGGTGGACGTGATACCCAGAAGGCTTTGGCACGACTTCAAAGAGCccagaatgccagactttgac GTGAGCATATATTTGCCTCCACTGAAAACTATGAAAAATGTTGTGGATCGAATGAAGAATCTCTCTAACTTTCTG GTGATGGAGGCCAACCTGAATGGAGAGATGAACCTGAAGATTGAAACTGACCTGGTGTCTGTCACCACCCACTTCAAAGACCTGGGTAATCCTCCCTGGG GTGACGATGGTTCCCAGGGGCGCAGTCAGAGCAGGGACCCTGAGGTCATGGCCCACACCCGCGTGGACATACGCAAGCTGCAACAGTTCCTCATGGGCCAGCAGGTCAACCCCAGCAAGGCCATGTGCA ATATTGTCCACAAGAGGATCATTCATTTGATTCTGCTGCACGAAGACGTGTCTCTGCAATACTTCATCCCAGCGGTGGCCTAG